From Pseudomonas sp. B21-028, one genomic window encodes:
- a CDS encoding acetyl-CoA C-acetyltransferase — MTQLRRVAIIGGNRIPFARSNGPYATASNQALLTAALEGLIERYNLHGLHIGEVAAGAVLKHSREMNLSRECVLGSRLSPATPAYDVQQACGTGLETVLLVANKIALGQIDSAIAGGVDTTSDAPIAVNEGLRRLLLQANRAKTTAEKIKVFLQLRPQHLVPELPRINEARTGLNMGQHCELMAQTWQIPREEQDQLALESHQKMAASYAEGWQNDLMTPFLGLTRDNNLRPDLTLEKLASLKPAFEKSAKGTMTAGNSTPLTDGASLVLLGSEEWAKARGLPILAYLRDGQTAAVDFVNGAEGLLMAPVYAVPRLLARNGLTLQDFDYYEIHEAFAAQVLCTLKAWEDADYCKTRLGLDAPLGAIDRSRLNVKGSSLAAGHPFAATGGRIVANLAKLLDAAGRGRGLISICAAAGQGVTAIIER, encoded by the coding sequence ATGACACAGCTACGCCGCGTCGCGATCATCGGGGGTAACCGCATTCCTTTCGCCCGTTCCAACGGGCCTTATGCCACCGCCAGCAACCAGGCACTGCTGACGGCCGCCCTTGAAGGCCTGATCGAGCGCTACAACCTGCATGGCCTGCACATCGGCGAGGTGGCCGCCGGTGCGGTGCTCAAGCATTCCCGGGAGATGAACCTGAGCCGGGAGTGCGTGCTCGGCTCGCGGCTGTCGCCCGCCACCCCGGCCTATGACGTGCAACAGGCCTGCGGCACGGGGCTGGAGACGGTGCTGCTGGTAGCCAACAAGATTGCCCTGGGCCAGATCGACAGCGCGATTGCCGGCGGCGTGGACACCACTTCGGATGCGCCCATCGCCGTCAACGAAGGACTGCGCCGCCTGCTGCTGCAAGCCAATCGCGCCAAGACCACCGCCGAGAAAATCAAAGTATTCCTGCAACTGCGTCCCCAGCACCTCGTCCCCGAGCTGCCACGCATCAACGAGGCGCGCACCGGCCTGAACATGGGGCAGCACTGCGAGTTGATGGCCCAGACCTGGCAGATTCCCCGGGAAGAACAGGACCAACTGGCCCTGGAAAGCCACCAGAAAATGGCAGCGTCCTACGCCGAAGGCTGGCAGAACGACCTGATGACGCCGTTTCTCGGCCTGACCCGGGACAACAACCTGCGCCCGGACCTGACCCTGGAAAAGCTCGCCTCGCTCAAGCCTGCCTTCGAAAAAAGCGCCAAGGGCACGATGACCGCCGGTAACTCCACGCCACTGACCGATGGCGCTTCGTTGGTGTTGTTGGGCAGCGAGGAATGGGCCAAGGCGCGGGGGTTGCCGATCCTGGCGTATCTGCGGGACGGACAGACCGCGGCGGTGGATTTCGTCAATGGTGCCGAAGGACTGCTGATGGCGCCGGTCTATGCCGTGCCCCGGCTACTGGCGCGCAACGGCCTGACGCTGCAGGACTTCGATTACTACGAGATTCACGAGGCATTCGCCGCCCAGGTGCTATGCACGCTCAAGGCCTGGGAGGATGCGGACTACTGCAAGACCCGCCTGGGCCTCGACGCGCCATTGGGCGCTATAGATCGCAGCCGGTTGAACGTGAAGGGCAGCTCCCTGGCCGCCGGCCACCCGTTTGCCGCCACGGGTGGGCGTATCGTTGCCAATCTCGCCAAGTTGCTCGATGCCGCAGGGCGGGGCCGGGGGCTGATTTCCATCTGCGCGGCCGCCGGCCAAGGCGTGACGGCGATTATCGAGCGTTGA
- a CDS encoding bile acid:sodium symporter family protein, which produces MSIFRHLKRLVTDWFLCGMLLATLLAYFFPGFGATGGAMHAEWVVNIGIFVVFFLHGVNLSGEQIRHGLKNTRLHLMVQVFTFGVFPLIWLASNKLLGSHVPSLLMLGFFYLCALPSTISSSVALTGSAGGNVPAAILNASLSSVLGVFLTPLLVSLVVGRGDGGIDLGSTLLDLCMMLLLPLVLGQFLRRWLAGFFGRYKRYTSIIDKLVILLLVYAAFCNSMVSGIWQQQGNGVLLSAVLGSAVLLAIILWMTTRTARTLRFNNADEIAAVFCASKKSLAAGVPMAALIFGSNPGLGLILLPIMIYHPMQLIVCSILAERYTSRRRVLVTQQNETLLNAR; this is translated from the coding sequence ATGTCTATATTCAGACACTTAAAGCGCTTGGTGACCGACTGGTTCCTGTGCGGCATGTTGCTCGCCACGCTGCTGGCGTATTTCTTCCCAGGCTTTGGCGCCACCGGCGGCGCCATGCACGCCGAATGGGTGGTCAATATTGGCATCTTCGTGGTGTTTTTCCTGCATGGGGTCAACCTGTCCGGCGAGCAGATCCGGCACGGCTTGAAAAACACCCGGCTGCACTTGATGGTTCAGGTGTTTACCTTCGGAGTGTTCCCCTTGATCTGGCTCGCCAGCAACAAGCTGCTGGGCAGTCATGTGCCGTCACTGCTGATGCTGGGGTTCTTTTACCTGTGCGCCCTGCCCTCGACCATTTCCTCCTCGGTAGCCCTCACCGGCAGTGCGGGGGGTAACGTGCCGGCGGCGATTCTCAACGCCAGCCTGTCCAGCGTGCTGGGGGTTTTCCTGACCCCGCTGCTGGTCAGTCTGGTGGTCGGTCGCGGCGATGGCGGTATCGACTTGGGCTCGACCCTGCTCGACCTGTGCATGATGTTGCTGCTGCCGCTGGTACTCGGGCAGTTCCTGCGACGCTGGCTGGCCGGCTTTTTTGGCCGCTACAAGCGCTACACCAGCATCATCGACAAGTTGGTGATCCTGTTGCTGGTCTACGCAGCGTTCTGCAATTCCATGGTGTCCGGGATCTGGCAACAGCAAGGCAACGGCGTGCTACTCAGTGCGGTGCTCGGCAGCGCCGTGCTGCTGGCAATCATCCTCTGGATGACCACCCGCACCGCCCGTACCCTGCGCTTCAACAATGCCGATGAAATCGCCGCGGTATTCTGTGCCAGCAAGAAGTCCCTCGCCGCCGGGGTGCCGATGGCGGCGCTGATCTTCGGCAGCAACCCAGGCCTGGGACTGATCCTGCTGCCGATCATGATCTACCACCCGATGCAGTTAATCGTCTGCTCGATCCTCGCCGAGCGTTACACCAGCCGCCGGCGAGTGTTGGTCACCCAGCAGAACGAGACGCTGCTCAACGCTCGATAA
- the cueR gene encoding Cu(I)-responsive transcriptional regulator produces MNIGQAARQSGLSAKMIRYYESVGLLRAAHRTDSGYRVYGTDDLHTLAFIKRSRDLGFSLEEVGKLLTLWQDRQRASADVKALARQHIDELNQKIRELAELRDTLQDLMEHCHGDHRPDCPILKELASGCCKETVTA; encoded by the coding sequence ATGAACATCGGCCAAGCGGCCCGCCAGAGCGGCCTGAGCGCGAAAATGATCCGCTACTACGAGTCCGTCGGCCTGCTCAGGGCGGCCCATCGCACCGACAGCGGCTACCGGGTCTACGGCACCGATGACTTGCACACCCTGGCCTTCATTAAGCGCTCCCGGGACCTGGGCTTTTCCCTGGAAGAAGTCGGCAAGCTGCTGACCCTCTGGCAGGACCGGCAACGGGCCAGCGCCGACGTCAAGGCCCTGGCCCGGCAACACATCGATGAACTGAACCAGAAAATCCGCGAACTGGCCGAACTGCGCGACACGCTCCAGGACCTGATGGAGCACTGCCACGGCGACCACCGCCCGGACTGCCCGATCCTCAAGGAACTGGCGTCGGGGTGTTGCAAGGAAACGGTCACGGCCTGA
- a CDS encoding PA4780 family RIO1-like protein kinase: protein MKTPKRIEPLIEDGLVDEVLRPLMSGKEAAVYVVRSGNELRCAKVYKEANKRSFRQAAEYQEGRKVRNSRQARAMAKGSKFGRKETEDAWQNAEVAALFRLANAGVRVPKPYDFLEGVLLMELVADEYGDAAPRLNDVVLEPDQAREYHAFLISQIVLMLCTGLVHGDLSEFNVLLTPTGPVIIDLPQAVDAAGNNHAFSMLERDVGNMASYFGRFAPELKRTRYAKEMWALYEAGTLHPASTLTGEFDEPEELADVGGIMREIEAARLDEERRQAVRAADDAPPGKTEEPPPPWMQ, encoded by the coding sequence ATGAAGACTCCAAAACGCATTGAACCCCTGATCGAAGACGGTCTGGTCGACGAAGTGCTGCGCCCTCTCATGAGTGGTAAAGAAGCAGCTGTTTATGTGGTGCGCAGCGGCAATGAGCTGCGTTGCGCCAAGGTCTACAAGGAGGCGAACAAGCGAAGTTTTCGTCAGGCGGCCGAGTACCAGGAAGGCCGCAAGGTCCGCAACAGTCGCCAGGCTCGCGCCATGGCGAAAGGCTCGAAGTTCGGGCGCAAGGAAACCGAGGATGCCTGGCAGAATGCCGAAGTGGCGGCACTGTTCCGCCTGGCCAACGCAGGTGTGCGAGTGCCCAAGCCGTACGACTTCCTCGAGGGCGTGCTGCTGATGGAACTGGTGGCCGACGAGTACGGCGATGCGGCGCCGCGCCTGAACGATGTGGTGCTGGAGCCGGATCAGGCCCGTGAATACCACGCGTTCCTGATCTCCCAGATCGTGCTGATGCTGTGTACCGGTCTGGTGCACGGGGACCTGTCGGAGTTCAACGTGCTGCTCACGCCGACAGGGCCGGTAATCATCGACCTGCCACAGGCCGTGGATGCCGCCGGTAACAACCATGCCTTCAGCATGCTGGAGCGGGACGTGGGCAACATGGCGTCCTACTTCGGCCGGTTCGCACCGGAGCTCAAGCGCACCCGGTATGCGAAGGAGATGTGGGCACTGTATGAGGCTGGCACTCTGCATCCGGCCAGCACGTTGACCGGCGAGTTCGACGAGCCGGAAGAGCTGGCGGATGTTGGCGGGATCATGCGCGAGATCGAGGCCGCTCGCCTCGACGAGGAACGTCGTCAGGCCGTACGCGCGGCGGACGACGCTCCCCCCGGCAAAACCGAAGAACCGCCTCCGCCCTGGATGCAATGA
- a CDS encoding helix-turn-helix transcriptional regulator, translating to MPTNGQQQLERRIPDLTQLPRPLYARVESLSAGSWTQAHRHDWVQFSYAISGVLGVHTAAGSFFAPPQWGIWIPADLEHQVVTSMRAEMRSLYVHRDSCPWADDRCRVLEVTPLARELIKAFCQWPADYPQGDTREARLVQVLLDQLAVLPEVGFSLPLPRHGRLLGLCNELIEQPERNVTLHVWAERLGTSEKTLMRLFQRETGLSFRAWRQRMRLLSSLRSLEDGDSVTAAALSCGYDSTSAFIAAFKGMFGCTPGELFKP from the coding sequence ATGCCGACTAACGGACAACAACAGCTCGAACGTCGTATTCCCGACCTGACGCAATTGCCCAGGCCACTGTATGCCCGTGTCGAAAGCTTGAGCGCCGGTTCGTGGACCCAGGCCCATCGGCATGACTGGGTGCAGTTTTCCTACGCCATCAGTGGCGTTCTCGGTGTGCACACCGCCGCCGGCAGCTTCTTCGCGCCACCGCAGTGGGGGATCTGGATCCCGGCCGACCTGGAACATCAGGTCGTGACGTCGATGCGAGCGGAGATGCGTAGCCTGTATGTCCACCGCGACAGCTGCCCATGGGCCGATGATCGTTGCCGGGTGTTGGAGGTCACGCCGCTGGCCAGAGAGTTGATCAAGGCGTTTTGTCAGTGGCCGGCCGATTATCCGCAGGGCGATACGCGAGAGGCACGGCTGGTGCAAGTGTTGCTGGATCAGTTGGCGGTGCTGCCGGAAGTGGGGTTCTCCCTGCCGTTGCCACGCCATGGCCGGCTGCTGGGGTTGTGTAACGAGTTGATCGAACAACCTGAGCGCAACGTGACCCTGCACGTGTGGGCGGAACGTCTGGGCACCTCGGAGAAAACCCTGATGCGCCTGTTCCAGCGTGAAACCGGCCTGAGCTTTCGTGCCTGGCGCCAGCGCATGCGGTTGCTGTCGTCCCTGAGATCGCTGGAGGACGGCGATAGCGTGACCGCTGCGGCGTTGTCGTGTGGGTACGATTCCACGTCCGCTTTCATTGCGGCGTTCAAGGGGATGTTCGGGTGTACGCCGGGGGAGTTGTTCAAGCCCTGA
- a CDS encoding 3-oxoacyl-ACP reductase, which translates to MSDRYIDFANSPIGLRLVGALGLPSPVRLERWQAGRLRPIEGALLLGGGPLIEAIGTFAKRLTDAIFVYGAEPTLATEWIPGHGPKIKAVVYDANHLAQADQLKQLREFFQPLMKNLDRSAHVVILGRAPESLTDPFAASAQRALEGFSRSLAKELRHGGTLQLLYVGDGAETQLEGPLRFFLSPKSAFISGQVIRLNACQAQVQDWTRPLTGLKALVTGAARGIGASIAETLARDGANVILLDVPQAKADLDALAARLGGRAVTLDICAEDAASQLIEHLPGGVDIVVHNAGITRDKTLANMTPEFWDAVLAVNLNAPQVLTKALLDSGTLRDNGRVVLLASISGIAGNRGQTNYAASKAGLIGLAQAWAPLLQTRGISINAVAPGFIETRMTAEIPFALREAGRRMSSMGQGGLPQDVAEAVAWLAQPGTGAVTGQALRVCGQSLLGA; encoded by the coding sequence ATGTCTGACCGTTATATCGACTTCGCCAATTCGCCCATTGGCCTGCGCCTGGTCGGGGCCCTTGGCCTGCCATCGCCGGTACGTCTGGAACGCTGGCAGGCCGGGCGGCTGCGGCCTATCGAGGGCGCGCTGCTGCTGGGCGGCGGGCCGCTGATCGAAGCGATCGGCACGTTCGCCAAGCGCCTGACCGACGCGATTTTCGTCTACGGCGCCGAACCGACCCTGGCCACCGAGTGGATCCCCGGCCACGGCCCGAAAATCAAGGCCGTGGTGTATGACGCCAACCATCTGGCCCAGGCCGATCAGCTCAAGCAACTGCGGGAATTTTTCCAGCCGCTGATGAAAAATCTCGACCGCAGCGCCCATGTGGTCATCCTCGGTCGGGCCCCGGAAAGTCTCACGGATCCCTTCGCCGCCAGTGCCCAGCGAGCGCTGGAGGGGTTCAGTCGCTCCCTGGCCAAGGAGCTGCGCCATGGCGGCACGCTGCAACTGTTGTATGTCGGTGATGGCGCCGAAACCCAGTTGGAAGGGCCCCTGCGGTTCTTCCTGTCGCCCAAGAGCGCGTTCATTTCCGGGCAGGTCATTCGCCTGAACGCCTGCCAGGCCCAGGTCCAGGACTGGACGCGACCGCTCACCGGGCTCAAGGCACTGGTCACCGGCGCGGCCCGCGGAATTGGCGCCTCCATCGCCGAAACCCTGGCCCGCGACGGCGCCAACGTGATTCTTCTGGACGTGCCCCAGGCCAAGGCCGATCTCGATGCCCTCGCCGCACGCCTGGGCGGACGCGCCGTGACCCTGGACATCTGCGCCGAAGACGCCGCGAGCCAGTTGATCGAACACCTGCCAGGCGGCGTCGACATCGTCGTGCATAACGCCGGCATCACCCGGGACAAGACCCTCGCCAACATGACGCCGGAATTCTGGGACGCGGTGCTGGCGGTCAACCTCAACGCACCCCAGGTGCTGACCAAGGCCCTGCTCGACAGCGGCACCCTGCGGGACAACGGCCGGGTCGTTCTGCTGGCTTCCATCAGCGGCATCGCCGGCAATCGCGGCCAGACCAACTATGCCGCCAGCAAGGCCGGGTTGATCGGCCTGGCCCAGGCCTGGGCGCCGCTGTTGCAGACGCGAGGCATCAGCATCAACGCCGTGGCCCCAGGCTTCATTGAGACCCGCATGACCGCCGAGATCCCCTTCGCCCTGCGCGAAGCCGGACGGCGCATGAGTTCCATGGGCCAGGGCGGCTTGCCCCAGGACGTCGCCGAAGCCGTGGCCTGGCTCGCGCAGCCGGGCACGGGGGCGGTCACCGGGCAGGCGCTGCGGGTCTGCGGACAAAGCCTTTTGGGAGCGTGA
- a CDS encoding heavy-metal-associated domain-containing protein, whose product MQTFNVQGMSCGHCVKAITQAVQARDPAADVQIDLGARTVRVQSSLPANTLVEVIREEGYEVSPA is encoded by the coding sequence ATGCAAACTTTCAATGTCCAGGGCATGTCCTGTGGTCACTGCGTCAAAGCCATCACCCAGGCTGTACAGGCCAGGGATCCGGCGGCAGACGTGCAGATCGACCTGGGCGCCAGGACCGTGCGGGTCCAGAGTTCATTGCCGGCCAACACCCTGGTCGAGGTTATCCGGGAAGAGGGCTACGAGGTCAGCCCTGCTTGA
- a CDS encoding heavy metal translocating P-type ATPase — MSESTTFDLPIAGMTCASCAGRVERALSKVAGTRAVSVNLATEQARVHASEQSLPALIEAVEQAGYHVPVQTLELSIGGMTCASCVGRVERALGKIPGVNGVSVNLANERAHLELLGEVDPQILIDAVKRAGYEASVWQAEQPHDTQPRQLNRERLILVLAILLSVPLVLPMLLQPLGVHWMLPAWAQFALATPVQFIFGARFYVAAFKAVRAGAGNMDLLVALGTSAGYGLSLYEWIIARPGSMPHLYFEASAVVIALVLLGKYLESRAKRQTASAIRALEALRPERAIQVIDGEERDVAISALRINDLVLVKPGERFPVDGEVLEGQSHADEALISGESLPVPKQPGDKVTGGAINGEGRLLVRTQALGTETVLARIIRLVEDAQAAKAPIQKLVDKVSQVFVPVVLLLALATLVGWWLYGAPLETALINAVAVLVIACPCALGLATPTAIMAGTGVAARHGILIKDAEALERAHEVDTVVFDKTGTLTSGTPRIAHSKALDGDEASLLQLAGALQRGSEHPLAKAVLDACAEGGLNVPDVSDSQALPGRGIAGSLDGRRLALGNRRLLDESGLDAGSLAESAQAWETEGRTLSWLIEQGATPRVLGLFAFGDTLKPGALATVRALDERRIASHLLTGDNRGSAQVVSQALGIVNVHAEVLPGDKSAIVLDLKKNAVVAMVGDGINDAPALAAADIGIAMGGGTDVAMHAAGITLMRGDPRLVPAALDISRKTYAKIRQNLFWAFVYNLIGIPLAAFGLLNPVLAGAAMALSSVSVVSNALLLKFWTPEHLEDNR, encoded by the coding sequence ATGTCCGAATCCACCACTTTCGACCTGCCGATTGCCGGCATGACCTGCGCCAGCTGCGCCGGGCGGGTCGAACGGGCCTTGAGCAAAGTCGCCGGAACCCGGGCCGTCAGTGTGAACCTGGCGACCGAGCAGGCGCGCGTCCATGCCTCCGAGCAGAGCCTGCCAGCCTTGATAGAGGCCGTTGAACAAGCGGGCTACCATGTTCCTGTCCAAACCCTGGAACTGAGTATCGGGGGAATGACCTGCGCCTCGTGCGTGGGTCGAGTCGAACGCGCCCTGGGCAAAATCCCCGGGGTTAACGGTGTCAGCGTCAACCTCGCCAACGAACGGGCCCACCTCGAACTGCTCGGAGAGGTCGATCCGCAAATCCTGATCGATGCAGTGAAGCGCGCCGGTTACGAAGCCAGTGTCTGGCAAGCCGAGCAGCCCCATGACACTCAGCCCCGTCAACTGAATCGTGAGCGCCTGATCCTGGTGTTGGCGATTCTGCTCTCGGTGCCATTGGTGCTGCCGATGCTGCTGCAGCCGCTGGGTGTGCACTGGATGCTCCCGGCCTGGGCGCAGTTCGCCCTCGCGACGCCGGTGCAATTCATCTTCGGTGCGCGTTTCTACGTCGCGGCCTTCAAAGCCGTGCGGGCCGGTGCCGGTAACATGGACCTGCTGGTGGCCCTGGGCACCAGCGCCGGCTACGGCTTGAGCCTGTATGAATGGATCATTGCCCGCCCCGGCAGCATGCCGCACCTGTATTTCGAAGCATCGGCGGTGGTGATCGCCCTGGTCTTGCTGGGCAAATACCTGGAAAGCCGCGCCAAGCGCCAGACCGCCAGCGCCATTCGTGCCCTCGAAGCCTTGCGGCCGGAGCGGGCGATCCAGGTGATCGATGGCGAGGAGCGGGATGTCGCCATCAGCGCCCTGCGCATAAATGACCTGGTACTGGTCAAACCCGGTGAACGCTTTCCGGTGGACGGTGAAGTGCTGGAGGGCCAGAGCCACGCCGATGAAGCGCTGATCAGCGGCGAAAGCCTGCCGGTGCCCAAACAACCCGGCGACAAGGTCACCGGTGGCGCCATCAACGGCGAAGGTCGCCTGCTGGTGCGCACCCAGGCCCTCGGCACCGAGACAGTCCTGGCGCGCATCATCCGCCTGGTGGAAGACGCCCAGGCGGCCAAGGCCCCGATCCAGAAACTGGTGGATAAAGTCAGCCAGGTCTTCGTACCGGTGGTTCTGCTGCTGGCCCTGGCGACGCTGGTCGGCTGGTGGCTTTACGGCGCACCACTGGAGACCGCGCTGATCAATGCCGTCGCCGTGCTGGTGATCGCCTGTCCCTGCGCGCTGGGCCTGGCGACACCCACGGCGATCATGGCCGGCACGGGCGTGGCGGCGCGCCACGGGATCCTGATCAAGGACGCCGAGGCGTTGGAGCGTGCCCATGAAGTCGATACGGTGGTGTTCGACAAGACCGGAACCCTGACCTCCGGCACACCGCGCATCGCTCATTCAAAGGCCCTGGACGGTGACGAAGCCAGCCTGTTGCAACTGGCCGGCGCCCTGCAACGCGGCAGCGAACACCCTCTCGCCAAAGCCGTGCTGGACGCCTGCGCCGAGGGTGGCCTGAACGTGCCGGATGTCAGCGACAGCCAGGCCCTGCCCGGACGCGGTATTGCCGGCAGCCTCGATGGACGCCGCCTGGCCCTGGGCAATCGGCGCCTGCTGGACGAGTCAGGCCTGGACGCCGGCTCGCTGGCCGAATCGGCGCAGGCCTGGGAAACCGAAGGCCGGACCTTGTCCTGGCTGATCGAACAAGGCGCGACACCACGGGTGCTGGGGCTGTTCGCCTTCGGCGACACCCTCAAACCTGGTGCGCTCGCGACCGTGCGAGCCTTGGATGAGCGCCGCATAGCCAGCCATTTGCTCACGGGCGACAACCGCGGCAGCGCCCAGGTGGTGTCCCAGGCGCTGGGGATCGTCAACGTGCATGCCGAAGTGCTGCCGGGGGACAAATCCGCCATTGTTCTTGATCTGAAGAAAAACGCCGTGGTGGCGATGGTCGGGGACGGCATCAACGACGCCCCGGCCCTGGCCGCCGCAGACATCGGCATTGCCATGGGCGGCGGCACCGACGTGGCGATGCACGCCGCCGGCATCACCCTCATGCGCGGCGACCCGCGACTGGTGCCGGCCGCGCTGGACATCAGCCGCAAGACCTACGCCAAGATCCGCCAGAATCTGTTCTGGGCGTTCGTCTATAACCTGATCGGCATCCCGTTGGCGGCTTTCGGTCTGCTCAACCCGGTGCTGGCCGGCGCGGCCATGGCGTTGTCGAGCGTCAGCGTGGTGAGCAATGCGCTACTGTTGAAATTCTGGACCCCCGAGCACCTGGAGGACAACCGATGA
- a CDS encoding multidrug effflux MFS transporter translates to MNLRTILILGALSAFGPLAIDFYLPAFPAMATAFGTDEKHIQLTLAAYFLGLSIGQLAYGPVADRFGRRIPLLVGVGLFTLASLACAYAPSLEWLIGARFVQALGGCAGMVISRAVVSDKCDAVGSAKVFSQLMLVMGLAPILAPMLGGLLVNLHGWQSIFIGLTLFSAVAATAVALWLPESLPAHVPRQPLSGALRQYGRLLTDSVFLGHAMTGGIAIAGMFAYIAGSPFVFIKLYGIPAEHFGWLFGTNAAGFILVAQVNARLLSKRGPAFLLTRAVWIYLTAGLSLLAVSALHPEHLWPLLIPLFICIASLGCILPNASACAMNGQGARAGSASAMLGCLQFSVAAGAAALVAALHDGSAVPMAMVISLCGLLVVSAAMLTRRLQNAQALTQASREG, encoded by the coding sequence ATGAACCTTCGTACCATTCTGATTCTTGGCGCCTTGAGCGCTTTCGGTCCCTTGGCGATCGACTTCTACCTGCCAGCCTTTCCAGCCATGGCAACTGCCTTCGGCACGGACGAAAAACACATCCAATTGACCCTGGCCGCTTATTTCCTCGGGCTGTCCATCGGGCAGTTGGCCTACGGGCCGGTGGCGGATCGCTTCGGGCGACGGATTCCACTGCTGGTCGGGGTCGGCCTGTTTACGCTGGCGTCCCTGGCTTGCGCCTACGCGCCGAGCCTCGAATGGCTGATCGGCGCGCGTTTCGTCCAAGCCCTGGGCGGATGTGCCGGAATGGTGATTTCCCGGGCGGTGGTCAGCGACAAATGCGATGCGGTGGGGTCGGCCAAGGTGTTTTCGCAACTGATGCTGGTCATGGGCCTGGCGCCGATTCTCGCGCCAATGCTTGGCGGGTTGCTGGTGAACCTGCACGGCTGGCAATCGATTTTCATCGGCCTGACTCTGTTCAGCGCCGTGGCGGCGACGGCCGTGGCCCTGTGGTTGCCCGAGAGCCTGCCGGCCCATGTGCCTCGACAACCGCTGTCGGGGGCGTTGCGCCAATACGGCAGGTTGCTGACCGACTCGGTTTTCCTGGGGCATGCCATGACGGGCGGGATTGCCATCGCCGGGATGTTCGCTTACATCGCCGGTTCGCCTTTCGTGTTCATCAAGCTCTATGGCATACCAGCCGAACACTTCGGCTGGCTGTTCGGCACCAACGCGGCAGGCTTCATTCTGGTGGCGCAGGTCAATGCCCGGTTGCTGTCCAAGCGTGGCCCGGCGTTCCTGCTGACCCGTGCTGTGTGGATCTACCTCACGGCGGGGTTGAGCCTGTTGGCCGTCAGCGCCCTGCACCCCGAGCATCTATGGCCATTGCTGATTCCATTGTTCATCTGTATCGCCAGCCTGGGCTGCATCCTGCCCAACGCTTCCGCCTGCGCGATGAACGGGCAAGGTGCCCGGGCCGGCAGTGCCTCGGCGATGCTGGGCTGCCTGCAGTTTTCCGTGGCCGCCGGGGCCGCCGCGCTGGTGGCGGCTTTGCACGACGGCAGCGCGGTGCCCATGGCGATGGTCATCAGCCTGTGCGGGCTGTTGGTGGTGAGCGCAGCCATGCTGACCCGACGCTTGCAAAATGCCCAGGCGCTGACACAAGCCAGCCGCGAGGGCTGA
- a CDS encoding zinc-binding alcohol dehydrogenase family protein: MKAIAYYHSLPITDPQSLQDVELPEPVAGPRDLLVEVKAISVNPVDTKVRQNVQPESGAAKVLGWDVAGVVKAVGSEVSLFKAGDKVFYAGSIARAGGNSELHVVDERIVGHMPRTLGFAEAAALPLTAITAWELLFERLQIQEGQGTSEQSLLIVGAAGGVGSILTQLASQLTALKVIGTASRPQTQDWVRSLGADLVIDHSQPLSVVMKDAGQPQVTHVASLTQTDQHLDQLVEALAPQGKLALIDDPKSLDVTKLKRKSLSLHWEFMYTRSLFETTDMIEQHKLLNRVAELIDAGTLKTTVGEHFGTINAENLRRAHALLESGKAKGKIVLEGF, translated from the coding sequence ATGAAAGCCATCGCCTACTACCATTCCTTGCCGATCACCGATCCGCAATCGCTGCAGGATGTCGAATTGCCGGAGCCCGTCGCCGGTCCACGCGACCTGCTGGTGGAAGTCAAAGCCATTTCGGTCAACCCGGTGGACACCAAGGTCCGTCAGAACGTCCAGCCCGAAAGCGGCGCAGCCAAGGTGCTGGGGTGGGATGTGGCCGGGGTGGTCAAGGCCGTGGGCAGCGAAGTTTCCCTGTTCAAGGCCGGTGACAAGGTGTTCTATGCCGGCTCCATTGCCCGTGCGGGCGGCAACAGCGAACTGCACGTCGTGGATGAACGCATTGTCGGCCACATGCCCAGGACCCTCGGTTTCGCCGAAGCGGCTGCGCTGCCACTGACCGCCATTACCGCTTGGGAGCTGTTGTTCGAGCGGTTGCAGATCCAGGAAGGCCAAGGCACCTCGGAGCAGAGCCTGTTGATCGTCGGCGCCGCTGGAGGCGTGGGCTCGATCCTGACGCAACTGGCCAGCCAGCTCACCGCACTGAAGGTCATCGGTACCGCTTCCCGTCCGCAGACACAGGATTGGGTGCGGAGCCTGGGCGCCGATCTGGTGATCGACCACAGCCAACCGCTGAGCGTGGTCATGAAGGACGCAGGCCAGCCACAGGTCACCCATGTCGCCAGCCTGACCCAGACCGACCAGCATCTGGACCAGTTGGTCGAGGCCCTGGCGCCCCAAGGCAAACTGGCATTGATCGATGATCCCAAGTCCCTGGACGTGACCAAACTCAAGCGCAAGAGCTTGTCCCTGCATTGGGAGTTCATGTACACCCGCTCGCTGTTCGAGACGACCGACATGATCGAACAACACAAGCTGCTCAACCGTGTTGCCGAACTGATCGATGCTGGCACCTTGAAGACCACCGTCGGCGAGCACTTCGGCACCATCAACGCCGAAAACCTGCGCCGGGCCCACGCGCTGCTGGAAAGCGGCAAAGCCAAGGGCAAGATCGTGCTCGAAGGTTTCTGA